In Bradyrhizobium symbiodeficiens, the genomic stretch GGCCCGCCACCAGGGCTTTCATCGCGTCGGAATATTTGGTGCCGAAATAGAAGATCTGCCCGACCTCGATGCCGCGGGTGTTCACCCGCTTGTCCGCGGGCACTTCCTGCTCGAACCGCGCCGCGTCGTGAACGTCCTCCGTCGCCGCGTAGACCGAGGTCCACTGCTTGATGATCGGCGTCAGGTCGCCCTCGTAGTCGACATCCGCGCCCGGCACCGGCAGGTCCAGCACGTCGCGATTGATGAACACGCCGGATTCGCCGGTCTCGGCCAGCACGATGAACTCGTGGCTGAGATCGCCGCCGATCGGGCCGGTCTCGGCGCGCATCGGGATCGCCTTCAGCCCCATCCGCGCGAAGGTGCGCAAATACGCCACGAACATCTTGTTATAGGCAACGCGCGCCGCGGCCTCGTTGAGGTCGAAGGAATAGGCGTCCTTCATCAGAAACTCGCGGCCACGCATCACGCCGAAACGCGGACGCTGCTCGTCGCGGAATTTCCATTGGATATGATAGAGATTCAGCGGCAGGTTCTTGTAGGACTTCACATAGGCGCGGAAGATCTCGGTGATCATTTCCTCGTTGGTCGGCCCGTACAGGAGCTCGCGCTTGTGGCGGTCGGCGATGCGCAGCATCTCCGGGCCATAGGCGTCGTAGCGGCCGCTCTCGCGCCAGAGGTCGGCGAGTTGCAGCGTCGGCATCAGCAGCTCCAGCGCACCGGCGCGATCCTGCTCCTCGCGCACGATCTGCTCGATCTTCTTCAGCACGCGGAAGCCAAGCGGCAGCCAGGCGTAGATACCAGCCGCCTCCTGCCGGATCATGCCGGCGCGCAGCATCAGCCGATGCGAGACGATCTCCGCCTCTTTCGGATTTTCCTTCAGGATGGGCAGAAAGAACCGCGACAACCGCATGGTAATACTCTGGGAATCAGTGGTGGGTTGCAGTGAAACCGGATTGAGAGCAAAAACACAAGACCGGGAATGAGGAAAAGCCGCTAACGCAACGGGATTCCTGTCATTTTTCCGTCGGACTTCAGGTTCGCCCTGAGCTGTGCCTCACCGCTCCGTGACATCGAGTTCATCTTCGAGCGTGATCTGCTCGAAGTCGGTCACCAGCGCGTCGATCCGCATATGCCAGCGGCCGGCGAACGGAAGCTCCACCTTGCGCACGTGCCAGTAGCCGTCGGGCCCCAGCGAGGCCTTCCGCTCCATCGGTTCGATGCCACGCTCGGGCAGGCTTAGCGTCAACGTCGCCTCCTTGGCCGCCAGCGGCGTCGCCTCGCCGGTCATCAGTTGGAGCACCACATCGTTAGCCCCCGCCTTGCCGGGCGAGACCAGCACCTGGAACATCGCCTTGTCGCTATGGATGTGGATCGCCAACGGCGTCTCCGGAACGATGGTTCGCGGCGGCGGCGTGAAGCGCCAGCCGGCGACCACGGCCAGGATGGCGAGAGCAATCGCACCTTCCAGCAGGATCGAGCGCCTGAGCGCGGGCGTCCCTGTCTCGTTTCGGGCCAGAGCCGGTGTCAACCGGAACCGATTGAGCGCGGCCAGCGCGAGCAATCCAGTGACCAGGACGAGCTTGGTCGAAAGGATCAGCCCGTAGCGAGTGCCGACCAGCGCTTCCGGCCTTTCGAGCTGAACGATCGCGAGCGCGAGGCCGGTCAAGGCCAGCACGCCCACCGCGAGCGCAGCAATGCGGGAAAAGCGGTTCACAATCGGGAGCGTCGCCATCGTCGGCTTCGACACCAGCACTCCGAGCGGGGCCAGCGCGCCGACCCAGAAGGCAACGCCGAGGCCATGGAGAAAGATCGCCGGCCGCGTCAACGCCTCGGGCGGCGCCGTTGCGGCGTGTCCGGTCATCGCGAGCGACAGACCGACACCGATGAACGCGATCATCGCAAGAGCGCGCGCAAACCACGCGCTGCACAGCGCCAAATACGCAAGCAGCATCGCTGCGAAGGCGACCAGCAGGGCAGGACCGGCGCTGGTCGCAAAAGCGACCTTCCAGGGACCAGCGGTCGCGAGAGCAGATAGTGGCTGCCCGAGAAGATCGAGCCCCAACGCGCCGACGGATGCCACCGCGCTCGCAAGGCCGACGGCGAGCGCCATGCGCGGGACTGCCATGCCGGTCGTCGACCACGCCACCCAGCGCGCGAAGAACACGCCGCCGACGCCGACGAACAACCCGATATAGAGACCGACCCGCGTCAGCCAGATCAGCGCGTTCAACCCGGCGTCCGCGGCGGCGGGCGGCTTCGTCGCCGTCGGCATGCCGACCGAGAAGATCACCGATCCCGTGACGGGATGGCCGTCCTGCGAGATCACGCGATAGCTGACGACCGCGGTGCCCTCAGGCAGATCCGCTGGCATCGCGACCGAAATCGTCTCGCCCGATGCGCTGACGCGCGCATCGTCCCTCGCCCGGCCCTTCCCATCGATCAGCCGGATCGCGCCCGGTGTCACCGGTTCGTTGAAGCGCAGTTCCACCGCCTTGGGCGCGGTCGCGAGCATGCTGCCGTTCGCCGGCTCGACCGCGACCAGTGCCGCGTGCGCCGACGCACCGCTTGCAAAGCCGGCAACGAGGAGCAGCGTCGCGAGCGCGGCGAGCAGGCGCATCAGGGTTTTGGCAACAGCTTCACGCCAGGCGCCGGCGACTTGCCCTCGGATTTGCCCTCGTGTGAATGCCCTGCCCCCTCGGCTGGGATCTCGATCCAGCGGCTGACGCCGGTCTCGCATTCCTGGACGACGGGAAAGTACAGAATCGTGTTCGGCTTGAGGCCGTCGGTGAGGAATGTGCTGAGGACGAACTCGTCATAGTTCTTGTCCGGCAGCTTGCCGCCGGACCATGCCACCTCCTTGACGCCGGAGGAGAGCTTGTTGCCGTGATAGTCGTATTCTCCGGCATATTTGCCCTCGACGACATCGACATTCCAGCCCGCCTTCGGCATCGGCTTCACCGCGATCACCCCTTCCGGAATCTGCACCCGGATCTTCACGGTCGGCGAGCCCGCGCAGCCATGCGGCACGGTGAAGACGGCCTTGTAGGATGCACCGATCCTTGCTTGCTTGGTCTCGAGCGAGACGTGCGCCGCCGCCGGCGAGGCGACGAGCGCGGCAATCAGGAACAGACAGGATCGCTTCGACATATCAGGTCTCCCGAGAGTCCAGGCCCGTCTCATTTCATTTTCATTCCCGAATGATCCGGCTTCATATCCATGTGACCGGAATGCCCGGCGTCGCCGGGGACCTGCGCGCCGACGCCCTGGACGTCGAGGGAGACGGCGACTTTGCCGGCCTTCTCGAATTGCAGTGTCACCGGCACCTTGTCGCCCTGCTTGAACGGGCCCTTGAGCTCCTGGAGCATCAAATGATAGCCGCCAGGTGCGAACTTGACCGTCTTGCCGGGCTCGATGGTGAGCCCTTTGTCGAGCGCGCGCATCTTCATCACGCCATTCTCGACGGCCATCTCGTGGATCTCGAACTTGCCGGCAATGTCGGCGGAACCGCCGATCAACCGGTCCGGCGCCGTTCCCTTGTTCTCGATGACGAGATAGCCGCCGGCGACCTTTGCGCCGCCCGGTGTCGCACGGCTCCACGGCTGCGAGATGACGAGATCGCCGGCCTTGACGTCATCGGCCAGAGCGGGTGCTGCGGAGATCGCGAGTGCGAATGCAGCGAGCAGCACGTTTTTCGAGATCGTTTTCATTTCCGTATTTCCTTTGCAGAACTGGATTTCAGTGTTTGGAGAGTTGTTGCGCCGACCATTTTTCAAGGTCAGCGATTTCGGCAGAGCCTTCGATCGTCGTGATGGTCCCTTCCCGCGAGATGAGCATGGTGCGGGGGATGTCGCCCTGCCAGGCCGGATCGATCTCGAACCGCAAGCGCTCGACGAAGCCGTCGTTGAAGATGAAATTTTCGGTGGACGACAGACCCGCCTTGTCGAGCATCGATTGCGTCGCCGCCGGCAGGTTCGGCACGAGATCGGCGCTCACAGTGACAACGTCGATCTCCGGATGTTCTTTTGCAAACTGCCCGAGCAGCGGCAGTTCGACCTTGCAGGGGCCGCAGGTCACGCCCCAGAAATGCACGAGCACGGGCCGGCCGGCGTGCCCCCTGAGGACGCCTTGCCAGCTGCCGCGTTCGAACGGCTTCAAGGCGGGAGATGTGCCGAACGCAGCCGCAGATGCGATCAGGACGCCGAGACTCACAATGCCGGCAAATCGAAATCTCATGGCTGGTCCTCGATGGCTGTGAGGCGATAACCATCCGCCTTCGTCATCCATGACAAATAGGTCTGCTTGCCGTTGGAGACGAGCAAGGGGTGATCGGACGTGTCGCCCGTGGTCGCTATCGTCCTCGGCGGCGACCAGGTCTCGCCATCGTCGTGGGAGACCGTCAGCTGGACCGACGTCTTCTCGCCGTCGAACTCCTTCCAGACCATCACGGTCCCAGCAGGACCTGCGAGCACGAACGGCCGCGTCGGATTGCGGCCCGGCTGGCCCAGCGCCATGGGCGCGGAGAAGGTGCGGCCTTCATCGCGGGAGTGCGCGTAGAACAATCCCTTGCGCGCCTTGCCGTTGGTGTACCAGGCGACGTGATAGGTCCCGTTCGGCGCAACGGTGAGGCTCGGCCCGTGATGTGGACAGGCATTGATCTGCCAGTCGTCAACGCTGACCCTGCGGACTTCACCTGGTGTCGCAACGTCCGGGAAGGTCATGACCGCGTGGTCGCGCACGCCACCCTCGAAAATGTTCCTGAAGATCACGACAGGCCGTCCGGGCGCGGCGAATGCCAGCCCCAACCGGCAGCACTCGCAGGTGCCCTCACGCGCCAGCTTTGCTTCCGCGTAGGTGGTACCGCCGTCGCTGGACGAGGTGAAGAACAGCCCGGCTCCCTCGTATTTCTGTCCCGCCTCCTTCGCAAGAGTGCGATTGCGCTTGTCCAGCCAGGCCGCGAAGACCGTTCCATCCTGATCGAGCGCCAGCGCCTCGAACCGCTGGCTCTCATTATTTGCGCTGATGGGCTTCAGTTCGGCAAAGCTCTTCCCGCCATCGGCCGAGCGCGTGTAAAGCACCTGACCGTTGAAGGCCTCGTCCCTGAAGGTCGAGAACGCGAGCGCAATGCCGCCCTTGCGGTCGACCACGATCTTCGGCCGCGCGTCCGGTCCCCAATCGAGGTTGAGCCGTTTCGACGTGACCTGGGTGGGCGGTGAAAAGCTGCGGCCCGCATCCTGCGAACTAGCGACCGAGACCTGCCCTCCCGCCATCCAGACCAGCCACAACTTGCCGTCCGGACTGAAGGCAGGCGTCACCTTGGTGGCACACCGCAGAGTCGGTTCCTCGCACGCAGCTTCGGACACATGCGGGGCGCGCATCTGTGCAAGCGCCGCACTTTGCAGGAACATGCAGGCGACGATCCCGAGCAGGCCGGTTCGGGTCATGCCCCACTCCCTTCGAGAAGCCCGGATCATTTGAATGCCACCTTCATACCCGCAACGAATGTGCGCGGCGAGCCCGCATAGATCGACCCAGCCGTGTTCGCAAGCGCGCTCGCAGAACTCGGAAGACCTCCCGTCACCGTATTGGCGATGTTGTTGGCCGAGGCGACGTAAGTACGGTCGAACACGTTCCTGACTTCGAGAAACAGGTTCAGGGATCTGAACGTGTCGGACAGCAGATCCGTCTTGTAGTGGACGTTCGCATTGACGAGCTCATAGC encodes the following:
- the proS gene encoding proline--tRNA ligase, encoding MRLSRFFLPILKENPKEAEIVSHRLMLRAGMIRQEAAGIYAWLPLGFRVLKKIEQIVREEQDRAGALELLMPTLQLADLWRESGRYDAYGPEMLRIADRHKRELLYGPTNEEMITEIFRAYVKSYKNLPLNLYHIQWKFRDEQRPRFGVMRGREFLMKDAYSFDLNEAAARVAYNKMFVAYLRTFARMGLKAIPMRAETGPIGGDLSHEFIVLAETGESGVFINRDVLDLPVPGADVDYEGDLTPIIKQWTSVYAATEDVHDAARFEQEVPADKRVNTRGIEVGQIFYFGTKYSDAMKALVAGPDGVDVPIHGGSYGVGVSRLLGAIIEACHDDAGIKWPEAVAPFRVSILNLKQGDAAVDAACEKLYAELTAKGVDVLYDDTDQRAGAKFAAADLIGIPWQIMIGPKGLADGKVEIKRRSDGFRETMSPADAVARLVG
- a CDS encoding TlpA family protein disulfide reductase, giving the protein MRFRFAGIVSLGVLIASAAAFGTSPALKPFERGSWQGVLRGHAGRPVLVHFWGVTCGPCKVELPLLGQFAKEHPEIDVVTVSADLVPNLPAATQSMLDKAGLSSTENFIFNDGFVERLRFEIDPAWQGDIPRTMLISREGTITTIEGSAEIADLEKWSAQQLSKH
- a CDS encoding copper chaperone PCu(A)C, producing MKTISKNVLLAAFALAISAAPALADDVKAGDLVISQPWSRATPGGAKVAGGYLVIENKGTAPDRLIGGSADIAGKFEIHEMAVENGVMKMRALDKGLTIEPGKTVKFAPGGYHLMLQELKGPFKQGDKVPVTLQFEKAGKVAVSLDVQGVGAQVPGDAGHSGHMDMKPDHSGMKMK
- a CDS encoding sialidase family protein, with protein sequence MTRTGLLGIVACMFLQSAALAQMRAPHVSEAACEEPTLRCATKVTPAFSPDGKLWLVWMAGGQVSVASSQDAGRSFSPPTQVTSKRLNLDWGPDARPKIVVDRKGGIALAFSTFRDEAFNGQVLYTRSADGGKSFAELKPISANNESQRFEALALDQDGTVFAAWLDKRNRTLAKEAGQKYEGAGLFFTSSSDGGTTYAEAKLAREGTCECCRLGLAFAAPGRPVVIFRNIFEGGVRDHAVMTFPDVATPGEVRRVSVDDWQINACPHHGPSLTVAPNGTYHVAWYTNGKARKGLFYAHSRDEGRTFSAPMALGQPGRNPTRPFVLAGPAGTVMVWKEFDGEKTSVQLTVSHDDGETWSPPRTIATTGDTSDHPLLVSNGKQTYLSWMTKADGYRLTAIEDQP
- a CDS encoding YcnI family protein, which codes for MSKRSCLFLIAALVASPAAAHVSLETKQARIGASYKAVFTVPHGCAGSPTVKIRVQIPEGVIAVKPMPKAGWNVDVVEGKYAGEYDYHGNKLSSGVKEVAWSGGKLPDKNYDEFVLSTFLTDGLKPNTILYFPVVQECETGVSRWIEIPAEGAGHSHEGKSEGKSPAPGVKLLPKP
- a CDS encoding copper resistance CopC/CopD family protein yields the protein MRLLAALATLLLVAGFASGASAHAALVAVEPANGSMLATAPKAVELRFNEPVTPGAIRLIDGKGRARDDARVSASGETISVAMPADLPEGTAVVSYRVISQDGHPVTGSVIFSVGMPTATKPPAAADAGLNALIWLTRVGLYIGLFVGVGGVFFARWVAWSTTGMAVPRMALAVGLASAVASVGALGLDLLGQPLSALATAGPWKVAFATSAGPALLVAFAAMLLAYLALCSAWFARALAMIAFIGVGLSLAMTGHAATAPPEALTRPAIFLHGLGVAFWVGALAPLGVLVSKPTMATLPIVNRFSRIAALAVGVLALTGLALAIVQLERPEALVGTRYGLILSTKLVLVTGLLALAALNRFRLTPALARNETGTPALRRSILLEGAIALAILAVVAGWRFTPPPRTIVPETPLAIHIHSDKAMFQVLVSPGKAGANDVVLQLMTGEATPLAAKEATLTLSLPERGIEPMERKASLGPDGYWHVRKVELPFAGRWHMRIDALVTDFEQITLEDELDVTER